ACATTTGGAAATGGGACCCAATCCGCGTCCCCAAAGACGGCTGAGAGAAGGCCTTTCGCCCAACGAGAGAAAAGACACACCGGCACGACCGCAGTCGGTCCGCTCTCATATAAGACGGCTGGCGCTGTTGTCAATATCTGGGGTAACTTGGACAGGCCCCAACCACATTGCACTTTGCCATATCAAGACCCCAActgttcttgtccttcttcacaCTGTTAAGCTCTTCTATTCCCTCAGCCCTAGTGGGATTCGTTCACAATGGCTTCAAGCAGGCTCATGAAAGCCATCTATGTGGCTTTGTTTTTGCTTTACGTTGACGCAGCCATCTCATTATCCCTTGTCTCGTCAATGGTGGCATTTCTTCATGGACGCGGCGGCCAACCATTCGAGGTCCGACGACTTGGTTCGGTCTTCGACCTTCCCGGAGAACCTGCACATCTTTTGACGGACCACGGCCACACGACAAATGCAGCAGGAGGTACGGGCGTCGTCCTTGTAGGGTTCGGTGGCCTCCTAGCTTTGTGGTTGGAGCATAGGTCCAGGGCAAAGGTATGTGTTCATTCTCGTAGAATCATTGTGCAGTGTGCGTCTATGGTACTAACCTTGTGGCAGTACGGGAAAACATCGCCATTCTACTATCTCTGGGCCCTTATCACGATTCTCAGCTGGCTTCTTACTCTCACGGCTCTGATCTATACCTATGTCCTGACCAACAAGCATTCGGATCAGGGTATCGACCTCGCCTACGCAGAAGGCAGTGCTCCGAAGCCGTACCCACGGGACTCTTGGACCCCGGAGAACTGGTATACGCTGGTCAACAGTCTATCACTTGTCCACAGCGACGATCACGACATACTGAAGAAGAAATTGAGAACCATGCGCGGATGGCGCTACAACCTTATTCCCTTCATGATTCTTGGTTTCATTCTCAtggtcctcgtcatcgtggAGCTGTTGAGTTTCAGGAGGTCGAGGGGTAGGAAGACAGAACAGCCATTTGAAGAACGACCGCATGAGTCCGCTCACTTGGTAGCCTGATGTGGGCTTTCAAGTTGGGGAACATAAGGGATTTGTGATTGTGGTCACTTGAGCGGTACGGTCGAGATGTCATAACCGATGTCAATTCATTAGTAAACAAAGGGTCTTGCTCAAAAGAGGTAGATGGATGGAAGAGTGTCGACATATGAGTAACAAAGATGATCTCAGTGGTACTATAGTTTgaaaggaatatattatatatagccgCCAAGATGGGTATCAGAGCTTCACCTTGAGAAACAATGCTCTACCACCACGTACTTGCACACCTGCATTGCATCCGAACGACGCCGATGTGACAAGGAAAAAGGGGTTCGCGGGGGGGGTCAACACTCAACAACAGTGAATGCaggggtaggtacctagctccTCAGTACGTGTGGACCTTCCGATAAGGCGGGACATAGATAAGGATTTTTGGGGACGGGGCAGACCGACAGCTCAGTAGTCCGATGGCGGGCATCCCGGACCTTACCTATGTACTGTACGTAGCTGAACAACAGCGACCAACAGGGAGCAAGAGGGAACCGGAAGAGCCACGTTCGTCcactgaagaagaaggcacgACGTCACAATCACCTTTGTCGCTTCTACTTCAATCTGTccatttcttctctttttttttttacaaataaatcatcatccatccctcAACCGATCAATCCCTCTGCGCGGGCGCGCAAAACGAATATCGAAACAAATACATACATTGGAACAACAGAGTGACGGATCGATCTTGTACCTAACGACACCCACCCAAATCAACGAGTATCTCGGACAACAAAGACCATGACAGAGGGAATTTCCCCCGCAGACGAGGCAGAGGCGCGCGCCCTCGAGCAGGCTCGCATTCGAAAGGAGCGACGCGAGGCTAAGATCAGGGCCAATGCCGGAAATCGTCTAAACAAGATCACTGGGTTGGGAGGCGGTGTTGAAAGAGGTCAGTGTTTTCCGTCCATCCATCGCGTGTCCTAGCATAGTACAATATCATGTAAATGGCACTAAACCAAAGCTGACATTGGTCTTCTCTTCAGACCCTCCTCCTACgcagccagccagcagcagcagcagcaacgatGACAAGACATTGCCAGTCCCGACCTCCAGCTCCGCACCCCGAGTTCACGCCGACCCCGAAGAGGTCGACATCTCCACCTCTGAACACTTCTACCAACCAAACACCACCCCAAGAATTCCCAAGCTGCCACAGCCTACACAAGGTCCTTCCCCCTTCGACCCGAACGACCTCTCCGAAGAGAGCCTGCGCCAGATGATGCTCGGCCGCGAATCCCCCATGGTTCCAGGTGCCGCCGGCGGCGACCCCTTTGCCAGCCTACTGGGAGCAGGGCCGGGCGGTCAGGGTGGTCCGGGCGCTGAGGACCCGATGATGCAAATGATGCTCGACATGCTTGGCGGAGGTGGAGCTCCCGGTTCCGGTGCTGGTGGTATGCCACCTTTTCCGGGAGGAGGGTTCCCCGGCATGCCCGGTATGGGCGGCATGATGCCTCCCGGAATGGGCATGGGCCAGCCAGGAGTTCCGCCCGCCATGGCCGTTCCCGACCGGTACTCCTCCCTGTGGCGCCTGCTGCACACGGCCGTGGCGCTCGGTCTCGGTCTCTACATTGCGCTGTGGACTTCGTTCAGCGGCAGCAAGGTCGACAGGGACAGCAAGAACATCCTTACTGGCAACAAGCACCACCACGTGGGCGCGGGGGACCAGGTGGCTGTGGGCTTCGATACGGATTCGGCCAGACGGTTTTTCTACGTGTTTGCTACGGCTGaggcgctgctgctgacgACGCGCTTCTTTCTGGAAAAGGGTTTGGCAAAGAGTCCCGTGGGCGGCgcttttggtggtggtatgtTGGGTATGGCTGTGGGTTTCTTGCCGCAGCCGTGGAAGGGCTATTTGGAGATTGCGATGAGGTATGGACAGATATTAAGCACGGTTAAGGCGGATATTCTCGTTTGTATCTTTGTGCTTGGGGTCTGCTCATGGTGGAGGTCGTAGTTCTCTATCTGAAGGAacagagggagaagatggctGAGAATGTTTACTGCAACGGCTTACGGGCGTAATGAATGGGTCAGAAAGGGGGTAACTGAGCACGCTTTTAATGGCATGGAATATTGTAATGAAAACAACAGGAACATGAGTGTACGCCGTCACGACATGAGTGTCCCATCGCATTTGTCTGGTTGAAATGACAAGGCCTTGAGTTTGAAGATAGCTGGCAAGACACTTTTCAATTTCTCACACAGAGTACTTACATTCCCAATGCCGTCAAACGTCAACTCGCCAGTTACCTAAAAGGTGAGGTATCGTCTCGATTTGTTCCAAAAACCAAACCCAAAAGCCCTCGTTGCCTATAGGTACACAAGTATCCAAAGTGTTCCCCACATCTTCCGCCCTCCTTTCTGCGACCGCAATCATATCTGTAGAATCTAGCATCTCCTTTTAACTAACCAATTCTTCCCTTTCATCCTAATTCTATTCCAGGGGCACCAGAACAACCAGGCGCCTTACCTCACCAccttgccaccaccaccaatctCTTGAACCTTTCACTTTCTTCTACACCCCATCCCATTAtcttcttccaccttctCATAAACCGTGATAAGACAGCGGTCACAGTAAGCGTCGAGTTCGTAGCGGTCGATGCAGATGACGACGGGTGGGGCCGAGACTACAAAGTCGATGCCCCACCGGCCTGAATAGAAACAGTGACGAAACTAGAGGGGgagggttgaggaggaggaggaggaggaggaggagggcggaattttatagtagtaggtttggcccgaagagaagaagtggCTTTGGCGGAAAGAGGAGGGTAAGGGCCGAAAGTGATAAAGAGGCAAagggcggagaggaggatgaggggggTAATCAGGGGAGAGCCTGCTGTTACGTAGCATTTTTGTCGGTGAGGACTTGGATGTTGGCTTGTGATGTTTGCTGATTTgggttgttggttgttgtgtgATCTGGTCGTAGTTTGGTTATTGGGAGTGTCGACTGGTCTGTGAGTGGTGATGAAACCTCTATTATTGGAAGTGTTGTAGGAGAGAAACAGTTCGAAAAATTCAAGGCTTGCGAGGCTTCAGAAAGCCTGATGATCTCGTGTGACTGATTTTGCTTGGTATGTTCTGTAGAAAGAGAGAGTGTGTTGAATACGTGGTCATATCACACCGTGCGGAAACGACTTTgtctatttttcttacttgaTGCTTCTTTTAGCAAGTAACCATAAACGGAGGAGAGCGAGCTGTTTGAGACAGTATGCTGTTCTGTACTCGCTCTTTCGAGTTTGGTCGAGTAAAGGAGTGCAGAGGTTGAGTAGACCAGAGACTTCAAAAGCTTTCTTGCATCGCGGTGGCAATAACTTTGGTCTTAAGCAGAGTGTATgatggatgaggagaagaagaaagaggggaaTGTACTGAGATAGGGTCTGCTCCCTCATTATCACCGACAATCTCCATGGAGTTACGCGCTTGAAGACGATGGCAGATACATACATGTACACTATACATTATGTCGACTCCGATCCAGTTCAGTAATTTGGTAATTGCAAAGTTTCTGCAGTAGGATGCCACGAAAAGAACCATGCGTGGTGTTGAACGGGACCTTGGGAAAGTGGTTTGGGCGATTCGTGGACTTCGCCGTCGATGTAGCACAGTCGAGCATATGTGAACGTAGTAGAGCATGTTCAAAACCATTCATTGATACATATCTTTAAATCCAGGTATCGTGACCAGGAGCTTCACAATCTTGGAGTGCTCATCCGATCTTGTTGAAAGGCCTTGCAAAAGTCGGCAGCAAAGACATTACCGGGCACCCAAAGACTGAGTATCCCGACTACGCTCTCGATATGATCGGCTGGGTCATCATCGCAGTATGCGGTATGTAGATTCATCACTGTCGAGCGTCTTCCCAGTTCCCCTTGTCGATGTTCGAAGAAGGCATTGCCACTGTAACTTTTCTGCCTCACGGCTTCAAAACACCCGCCAAAACCCCTCCAAGAACACCCCTCACCCTCTTTGGATTTTCCAACGCACACGTAAAGACAACCGCTGTACTGGCAGCGAACACGGCCGCCTCCCTCCACTGCTTCCGCAAGTCGTATCTCCTCGGGAACAACGTAGCCAGTGCTCTTGGTGCGACAAACAGCGCCAtatccttcctcctccccgcgTTCTCCAGCAAGATGCTCCATCCGCACAGAGCACACCCAGTGCCAACACAAAGCCCGCCGTCCATCTTCTGACAACCCTTTACGTCTCTTCCCACAATGTACGGCCCCAGTCTCGTGCGTGCTAGACACACGCCGTAATAGAACAGAGTGATGAAGACGCCCAGAAAAGCCGACGACCCACACGCCGAGACCAGCGCCCTCTTCAACGCCTTCCAGTTCGGCTTGCGTAGCACGAGCAGCAAGTTGAGCGGCAGGTACATGGTAAAGGCCCACTTGAACGAGAGGGCGAACCTCGACAGGGCGTGCCGCTCGCAGCTCGGGCCGCAGCCCATGTGGACGATTTCGCAGGGAAAGGGCACGGCCTTGGCCGGGTCACCCCAGGCCTCAGGCCAGTCGTAGTCCTTGCACATGCTGCCCAGCAGCGGGGCCTGGCCCGTGTCCTTGCCGTACACGAGGGATCCGGCCCGACACCGGCGGAGAGCCTCGATCAGGCGGCTGTCGACGGCAGCGGCGGAGGTGATCCACTTGTTGTAGGCCCGTGGGAGGCGCGAGGGGTGGTAGAACCAGGTCCACATGATAAGAGCGCTGGAAAGGGCGAAGATGGCCGGGTCGGTAAGGCGGGATATGAGGGGTTCGACGAGTCTACTactggcggtggtggagggggagcCATGACGACGGGCTTTGTAGTGGGACCAGAGCTCCCCAAAAATCACGTCAAGGGCGCGAGTGACGGCGAAAAGGGTGAGGTCCAAGGTTCGGCCGGCGTAGTGTACTGTCCTTGGGGGTTGCTTCGGAGAGACTTCTTGTCTTTGGTCGAGAACGGCATCTGATGTGGGTAAAGGTGTTTCAACACTTATGACTGTGGGTGAGGATATGGTCTCAGTGAAACCTGGAGTCCGCTTTGACTGTAAGAGCTTGATACCGAGCCATGCCGCAATGAAGGAGGCAAACGACCTTGAAAGTCTGTAATGGTCAAGCGTCAATAACATGTCCTTGAAGGATGATGATCGGATACTTGCCGTTTTCGTGCGACATGGGACAATGTGGCGGCTAAACGATCGAGTATAGTTTTGAAGAAAACCTAAGGCCTGGAGTGAGTAACAATACTGTAACTTGTACAAGAAGTCAGAACATACCTCGAGTAACGTGCTACCACCGGCCAGGACAGCGCAAAAGGTGGGAAAGCGGTGCCAGTCCATACCACCGCGTAGTATGTTTACAAAGGACTCGACAAAACCATCCTGTTGTTTCTTTCCGGCCTTCCACCTGAGGGCCTGCTTGGAAATCAAAGTGAACAATCTCGGGGCAACCGAAGACACATAGCCCAAGAGATAGGCGCGCACGAGAGGCCGCAATAATGGAGGGATGCGACTTTCGATCCTCTTCCAGCCCTTTGAGTTTGGAGCTAACCGGGCTGTGGGAAGCTGGAGGCGCAAGGATGATGGGAGCCCAGTTGCAGCAGGAGATGGTGGACTCTGAGACGGGTGGCTCATGGCGGCACAGTAACATGTACAGTGAAGCTGTGTAAAATAGGAGAATAACGTCTATGAGGCTGTATTACAAAATTAGCCTGGTGCAGATTTCTCCATTGCAGCTTGGTTGCGTAGATGTCAAAGTGCTCAGGCATTTACTCTGTGCTCAGTGTTGGCAGGGAGATGAGTCCAGTCGATGTTACTCGAGGTGTGGTATTGAATAAGCTTGAGCTAAACTAACCTAGGTCATGAGCCTCGGTAGAGCCAAATCTAGAAGTCCAAGACGGATGGATAGTTGGTTAACCCCCCTGAAAATCG
The Neurospora crassa OR74A linkage group II, whole genome shotgun sequence DNA segment above includes these coding regions:
- a CDS encoding integral membrane protein, variant gives rise to the protein MSHPSQSPPSPAATGLPSSLRLQLPTARLAPNSKGWKRIESRIPPLLRPLVRAYLLGYVSSVAPRLFTLISKQALRWKAGKKQQDGFVESFVNILRGGMDWHRFPTFCAVLAGGSTLLEVFFKTILDRLAATLSHVARKRLSRSFASFIAAWLGIKLLQSKRTPGFTETISSPTVISVETPLPTSDAVLDQRQEVSPKQPPRTVHYAGRTLDLTLFAVTRALDVIFGELWSHYKARRHGSPSTTASSRLVEPLISRLTDPAIFALSSALIMWTWFYHPSRLPRAYNKWITSAAAVDSRLIEALRRCRAGSLVYGKDTGQAPLLGSMCKDYDWPEAWGDPAKAVPFPCEIVHMGCGPSCERHALSRFALSFKWAFTMYLPLNLLLVLRKPNWKALKRALVSACGSSAFLGVFITLFYYGVCLARTRLGPYIVGRDVKGCQKMDGGLCVGTGCALCGWSILLENAGRRKDMALFVAPRALATLFPRRYDLRKQWREAAVFAASTAVVFTCALENPKRVRGVLGGVLAGVLKP